Proteins encoded together in one uncultured Desulfosarcina sp. window:
- a CDS encoding Lrp/AsnC family transcriptional regulator: protein MAKKRFSGGWTLKNKEVEAMDLRVEKMLDGIGLKILAVLQENARMSLARIGELVGLSSPAVAERVKKLEEAGVIKGYHAHIDPEAMGRSVAAFIQLTTDARHYPAVKSLAADLPEVAACHHVSGEASFILQVRVAQVADLEPLVARFSPLGQTRTAIVLSSPVDKGARVLL, encoded by the coding sequence ATGGCTAAAAAACGGTTTTCGGGGGGTTGGACTTTAAAAAACAAGGAAGTGGAAGCCATGGACCTTCGGGTTGAAAAAATGCTGGATGGAATCGGGCTGAAAATTCTGGCTGTCCTGCAGGAGAACGCCAGGATGTCCCTGGCACGCATCGGCGAGTTGGTGGGGTTGTCATCCCCGGCTGTGGCCGAGCGGGTCAAAAAGCTTGAAGAGGCAGGGGTCATCAAAGGCTACCACGCCCATATCGACCCCGAGGCCATGGGCCGGTCGGTGGCCGCTTTCATTCAGCTGACCACCGATGCCCGGCATTATCCGGCCGTCAAATCCCTGGCTGCCGATCTGCCCGAGGTTGCCGCCTGCCACCACGTCAGCGGCGAAGCCTCTTTCATCTTGCAGGTGCGCGTGGCACAGGTCGCCGATCTGGAGCCCCTGGTGGCCCGCTTCAGTCCCTTGGGGCAGACGCGTACCGCCATCGTCCTCTCCTCGCCGGTGGACAAGGGGGCTCGGGTGCTGCTTTAG
- a CDS encoding radical SAM protein, which yields MVDILLIQPPITDFYHTAKRTIPYGLASIAAAVAEKGFSVAILDAMATGKSRVVATPPELDGLDPYYGRADHSPFSLFHQFRRYGYSLEHIGREIKRSGAFLVGIASLFTAYSDMALAVARTAKASLPDCTVVLGGHHPTALPEAVMAESAVDLVLRGEGEASLPALAAALQAGDELDDVPGIVLRRPDGGLRISEPALCSDPNRLPVPAFGLIRRKFYQRWGRDCLAIAATRGCPLACSYCATSRHSWMGFRKRSVAAVLREIRAAAQGRRVGFIDFEDENLTMDRRWFLELMGGIREIFGEDLPELRAMNGLFPPSLNAEVVGTMAKSGFKTLNLSLGSSIPEQLKRFNRPDVCKAFDRALALSSEEGLSAVGYIIVGAPDQVPLQSVDDLLFLARRPVLAGVSVFYPAPGSVDYLRCRELGLLPKSFAGMRSTALPIHQRTSRTDAATLLRLGRILNFIKRLREEGLPIPRPAALGERLDPDRDRQDVGMQLLAAFLYDGGIRGVEADGRVYDHLVSARLCRRFLDGLTSVQ from the coding sequence ATGGTTGACATTCTTCTGATCCAACCGCCCATCACCGATTTCTACCACACCGCCAAACGAACCATTCCTTACGGCCTGGCTTCCATTGCCGCCGCGGTGGCTGAAAAGGGCTTCTCGGTTGCCATTCTGGATGCCATGGCCACCGGCAAGTCGCGGGTCGTGGCGACGCCACCCGAACTGGACGGACTCGATCCCTATTATGGACGGGCAGACCACAGCCCTTTTTCCCTGTTCCACCAGTTTCGCCGCTATGGGTACAGCCTCGAACATATCGGCCGCGAGATCAAAAGGTCCGGAGCGTTTCTGGTGGGAATCGCCTCTTTGTTCACGGCTTACAGCGATATGGCCCTTGCCGTGGCCCGGACGGCCAAAGCCAGTCTGCCCGATTGCACCGTGGTGCTGGGCGGGCACCACCCGACAGCCCTGCCGGAAGCGGTGATGGCCGAATCGGCCGTGGATCTGGTATTGCGGGGAGAAGGCGAGGCCAGCCTGCCGGCCCTGGCCGCGGCGTTGCAAGCGGGAGACGAACTGGATGACGTGCCGGGCATCGTGCTGCGCAGGCCCGACGGTGGACTGCGGATTTCCGAACCGGCCCTGTGCAGCGATCCGAACCGGCTTCCCGTGCCCGCCTTCGGCTTGATCCGGCGAAAGTTCTATCAACGCTGGGGACGGGACTGCCTGGCGATTGCCGCGACCCGGGGATGCCCGCTGGCGTGCAGCTACTGCGCCACGAGCCGGCACTCCTGGATGGGATTCAGGAAGCGCTCGGTGGCCGCGGTGCTGCGTGAAATCCGGGCGGCGGCACAAGGACGCCGGGTGGGATTCATCGATTTCGAGGACGAGAATCTCACCATGGATCGCCGATGGTTCCTCGAATTGATGGGCGGGATTCGCGAAATTTTCGGAGAGGACCTGCCGGAATTGCGGGCCATGAACGGGCTTTTCCCACCTTCCCTGAACGCCGAGGTGGTAGGGACCATGGCAAAGAGCGGCTTCAAGACCCTGAACCTTTCCCTGGGCAGTTCGATCCCCGAACAATTAAAACGCTTCAACCGTCCCGACGTTTGCAAAGCCTTTGACCGGGCTTTGGCGTTGAGCAGCGAGGAAGGGCTCTCGGCGGTGGGGTACATTATCGTGGGGGCGCCGGATCAGGTCCCGCTGCAATCGGTGGACGACCTGCTGTTTCTGGCCCGGCGACCGGTGCTGGCCGGCGTCTCCGTGTTTTATCCGGCGCCTGGCAGCGTAGACTATCTCCGTTGCCGGGAATTGGGCCTGTTGCCGAAATCCTTTGCCGGTATGCGGTCCACGGCCCTGCCCATCCATCAGCGTACGTCGCGAACCGACGCGGCCACCCTGCTGCGTTTGGGGCGCATTCTAAATTTTATAAAAAGACTCCGGGAGGAAGGCCTCCCGATTCCCAGACCGGCAGCCTTGGGCGAACGATTAGACCCAGACCGGGACCGGCAGGATGTGGGGATGCAATTGCTGGCGGCGTTTTTGTACGACGGCGGCATCCGCGGTGTCGAAGCCGACGGAAGGGTGTATGATCACCTTGTGTCAGCCAGGCTGTGCCGGCGTTTTTTGGACGGGCTGACGTCTGTGCAATAG
- a CDS encoding sigma-54 dependent transcriptional regulator produces the protein MSDTRILFVDDDKDILAMVGQYLTIKGYDVTTVDNGIEAVGIVKEKQIDIVFTDYKMPDFNGLELLVAIKKYRPRTEVIIVTGYGSMESAIQAMKFGSYDYLQKPFKLDHLRLIIDRIIEEKKIKDKAQLIRKISRERHQYGNMVGFCPKMREIYEVIDTITIENPTVLIQGESGTGKELTARTIHESSDRMEMPFVPMNCNRLAKKTKNEDEIAAQLSDVMASVGGGTLYLDEISVLPADIRKRILKLMEEAQSDSGQRPRLIAGTSKDLDEVIASGAMKESLLVLFNAVFIKLPALRERKEDIPLLINHFLYNDTPATTTRIYGITPSAMNILLEYHWPGNLIQLQNVIERAYAMGVENAIGPEDLPEEIRTFGTISQMG, from the coding sequence ATGTCCGATACCCGAATCCTTTTTGTAGACGACGATAAAGACATTCTGGCCATGGTCGGGCAGTATCTGACCATCAAAGGCTACGACGTGACCACCGTGGACAACGGCATCGAAGCCGTGGGCATCGTCAAAGAAAAACAGATCGATATCGTTTTTACCGATTACAAGATGCCCGATTTCAATGGCCTCGAACTTCTGGTGGCCATCAAGAAATACCGGCCCCGGACTGAAGTGATCATCGTTACGGGATACGGGTCCATGGAATCGGCCATTCAGGCCATGAAATTCGGCAGCTACGACTACCTGCAAAAACCCTTCAAGCTGGACCACCTCCGGTTGATCATCGACCGCATCATCGAAGAAAAAAAGATCAAGGACAAGGCCCAACTGATTCGCAAGATTTCACGGGAGCGCCACCAATACGGCAACATGGTGGGCTTTTGCCCAAAAATGCGTGAAATCTACGAGGTGATCGACACCATCACCATCGAAAATCCCACGGTTTTGATTCAGGGAGAAAGCGGAACAGGGAAGGAATTGACGGCGCGGACCATTCACGAGAGCAGCGACCGCATGGAGATGCCCTTCGTGCCGATGAACTGCAACCGGCTGGCCAAAAAGACAAAGAACGAAGATGAAATTGCCGCGCAGCTTTCCGACGTGATGGCATCGGTGGGTGGCGGCACCCTTTACCTGGACGAAATCTCCGTTTTGCCCGCCGACATCCGCAAGCGGATACTGAAGCTGATGGAGGAGGCGCAATCCGATTCCGGGCAACGCCCCCGCTTGATTGCGGGCACCAGCAAGGACCTGGATGAAGTCATCGCCAGCGGAGCCATGAAAGAGAGCCTGCTCGTTCTTTTCAACGCCGTGTTCATCAAGCTGCCGGCGCTTCGTGAACGCAAGGAAGACATCCCCCTGCTGATCAACCATTTCCTGTACAATGACACTCCGGCAACCACCACCCGCATCTACGGCATCACCCCATCGGCCATGAATATCCTTTTGGAGTACCACTGGCCGGGCAACCTGATTCAATTGCAGAACGTGATCGAACGGGCTTATGCCATGGGGGTCGAAAACGCCATCGGTCCCGAGGACCTGCCGGAGGAGATCCGCACCTTCGGCACCATTTCCCAAATGGGCTGA
- a CDS encoding PaaI family thioesterase: MPPTAIQDYFTGDYAICYGCGSDNAHGLQVRTYWDGKHGTFRFTPKDYHTAFPGVVYGGLIASLFDCHCIGTAIAAAYEEEGRPPGSDPLIMYMTANLNVNYLRPTPMDNELLLKSHVVEQKGKKTVVACTLSADDIPCANATVVGIRAT, encoded by the coding sequence ATGCCCCCAACCGCCATACAGGATTATTTCACCGGTGACTACGCCATCTGCTACGGCTGTGGCAGCGACAACGCTCATGGATTACAGGTCCGCACCTATTGGGACGGAAAACACGGCACCTTCCGCTTCACGCCCAAAGATTACCACACTGCCTTTCCCGGTGTGGTATACGGCGGTCTGATCGCCAGCCTGTTCGACTGCCATTGCATCGGCACGGCCATCGCCGCCGCCTATGAAGAGGAAGGCCGCCCGCCGGGATCGGACCCTTTGATCATGTATATGACCGCCAACCTGAACGTCAACTATCTGCGCCCCACTCCCATGGACAATGAGCTGCTGCTGAAGTCCCATGTCGTTGAGCAAAAGGGGAAGAAAACCGTCGTTGCCTGCACCCTTTCGGCAGACGACATCCCCTGCGCCAATGCTACGGTTGTCGGTATCCGGGCGACCTGA
- the cysK gene encoding cysteine synthase A: MPVHSTITNTIGKTPLVRLNRIGGGQAEILAKLEFFNPLGSVKDRIAAAMIDDAEEKGQIGEDTLIVEPTSGNTGIGLAFICAARGYRLCLTMPETMSVERQKLLRHLGAQLVLTPGSQGMVGAIEKANAIVSETHGAFMPNQFENPANPRIHRETTAVEIWADTAGDVDILVAGVGTGGTLTGVGGFFKEEKPGFRVVAVEPVDSPVLSGGEKGPHKIQGIGAGFVPEVLDRSLIDEVVTVTNDDALETARKLAAVEGILCGISSGAAVWACLQVAAKPENAGKRIVTILPSTGERYLSTDLFI, from the coding sequence ATGCCTGTACACAGTACAATTACAAATACCATCGGAAAAACGCCCCTGGTCCGGCTGAACCGCATCGGCGGCGGCCAGGCCGAAATCCTGGCCAAGCTGGAATTTTTCAATCCCCTGGGCAGCGTCAAAGACCGCATTGCTGCGGCCATGATCGACGATGCCGAGGAAAAGGGGCAAATCGGTGAGGACACCCTGATCGTGGAACCGACCAGCGGGAATACCGGCATCGGGCTGGCCTTTATCTGTGCCGCCCGGGGATACCGGCTTTGTCTCACCATGCCGGAAACCATGAGCGTCGAGCGTCAGAAGCTGCTGCGGCACCTGGGCGCGCAACTGGTGCTTACCCCGGGCTCCCAAGGGATGGTTGGCGCCATCGAGAAGGCCAACGCCATCGTTTCCGAAACCCACGGTGCTTTCATGCCCAACCAGTTCGAAAACCCCGCCAATCCCCGTATCCACCGGGAGACAACGGCCGTAGAAATCTGGGCGGACACGGCCGGCGATGTGGATATTCTGGTGGCCGGGGTGGGTACCGGCGGCACCCTTACCGGGGTCGGCGGTTTTTTCAAGGAAGAGAAGCCCGGCTTTCGCGTGGTTGCCGTGGAACCGGTCGATTCGCCGGTGCTTTCCGGTGGTGAGAAAGGCCCTCACAAAATCCAGGGCATCGGTGCGGGGTTTGTGCCTGAAGTGCTGGATCGATCTCTCATCGACGAGGTGGTGACCGTCACCAACGACGATGCCTTGGAAACGGCCCGAAAGCTGGCCGCGGTTGAGGGGATCCTGTGCGGCATCTCTTCCGGGGCCGCGGTGTGGGCCTGCCTTCAGGTGGCGGCCAAACCGGAGAATGCCGGCAAACGCATCGTTACGATATTGCCCAGCACGGGCGAGCGGTATTTGAGCACCGACCTGTTTATTTAG
- a CDS encoding low molecular weight protein-tyrosine-phosphatase: MVCTGNICRSPMAEGFLRHWLPPVLRSEVAVGSAGTHGLHGNRAEPLAVRAAAAHSVDISDHRARTLDGPLIRSADLVLAMERYHLDKINDLLFFRCKTALLLGNFDERREKPEIEDPYGLAFDAYQTCANEIAACMPGLIDFIRQKVKSS; encoded by the coding sequence ATGGTCTGCACCGGCAACATTTGCCGGAGCCCGATGGCGGAGGGATTCTTGCGGCACTGGCTGCCTCCCGTTCTGCGTTCGGAGGTAGCGGTCGGTTCGGCAGGCACCCACGGCCTTCACGGCAACCGTGCTGAACCATTGGCCGTCAGGGCCGCTGCCGCACACAGCGTGGATATTTCCGATCACCGGGCCAGGACTCTGGATGGCCCCCTGATCCGATCCGCCGATCTGGTGCTGGCCATGGAGCGATATCATCTGGACAAAATCAATGATCTTCTGTTTTTCCGCTGTAAAACCGCCCTTTTGCTGGGCAATTTCGACGAACGGCGCGAAAAGCCGGAGATTGAAGATCCCTATGGATTGGCCTTCGATGCCTACCAGACCTGTGCCAATGAAATTGCCGCCTGCATGCCCGGTTTGATCGACTTCATCCGGCAAAAAGTAAAATCGTCCTGA
- a CDS encoding DUF3786 domain-containing protein, with product MATGACGINCDVCQLNLVGQCSSCGPGNSDLAAGKIAVQQRILGHPCAILACARLNHIDYCPRDCPSFPCDNFSKSEYPYGQGFLNMQRRRRNLGPPALDPSGRPIEVEASWWDKLAHRQKDRVANFTLTGIDDRTGHLRFRFLEREILVDTQARCLMEKRDGEWEKIARPMLELTVLDYFSRVGCLYPMGREMVGAEDLTDAHYFAGRDRLRTASLMARFGADADGFAAAGARLGGIPEQMADAAFRLAPFPRVPVYYLLWLASEEFAPRISILFDRSIEKVLSAPAIWCLVGLCNYHLLSNS from the coding sequence ATGGCCACCGGCGCTTGCGGTATCAACTGTGACGTCTGTCAGCTCAACCTGGTAGGCCAATGCTCCTCCTGCGGGCCGGGCAATAGCGATCTGGCGGCCGGCAAAATCGCCGTCCAGCAGCGCATTCTGGGCCACCCCTGCGCCATCCTCGCGTGCGCCCGGCTCAATCACATCGACTACTGCCCCAGGGACTGCCCTTCTTTTCCGTGCGACAACTTCAGCAAATCCGAATACCCGTATGGTCAGGGTTTTCTGAATATGCAGCGACGCCGGCGCAACCTGGGACCGCCGGCGCTCGATCCGTCGGGAAGGCCGATCGAAGTCGAAGCTTCCTGGTGGGACAAACTGGCCCATCGGCAAAAAGACCGCGTGGCCAACTTCACCCTTACCGGCATTGACGACAGGACGGGCCACCTGCGGTTTCGTTTTCTCGAACGGGAAATCCTCGTCGATACCCAGGCGCGCTGTCTGATGGAAAAGCGCGACGGGGAGTGGGAGAAGATCGCGCGGCCCATGTTGGAACTGACGGTCCTGGACTATTTCAGCCGCGTCGGCTGCCTTTACCCCATGGGTCGGGAAATGGTCGGTGCGGAAGATCTCACCGATGCCCACTACTTTGCCGGCCGGGACCGCCTGCGGACCGCATCGCTCATGGCCCGGTTCGGCGCGGACGCCGACGGGTTCGCCGCCGCCGGCGCCCGCCTGGGCGGCATTCCGGAACAGATGGCCGACGCAGCCTTTCGCCTCGCACCGTTTCCGCGGGTTCCGGTATACTACCTGCTCTGGCTGGCCAGCGAGGAATTTGCCCCCCGCATCTCCATCCTCTTTGACCGCTCCATCGAAAAGGTGCTCTCTGCGCCGGCCATCTGGTGTTTGGTGGGCCTGTGCAACTACCACCTGCTGAGCAATAGTTGA
- a CDS encoding LysE family transporter gives MAYSFFIKGLIFGFSIAMPVGPIGVLCIRRSLAHGWQAGLLTGTGAATADALYGCVAGFGLAGLSGLLVGQRFWIQLLGGLFLCYLGLRIFLATADPKPTGDASVRGAKGYFSALVLTLTNPMTILSFTAVFAGMGLGCAGTDHWDAGWLVAGVFSGSMAWWVILSSASSIFNTRLHPTAMGWINRISGTVLVGFGLIAIVAGFN, from the coding sequence ATGGCGTATTCATTTTTCATCAAAGGATTGATCTTCGGTTTTTCCATTGCCATGCCGGTGGGGCCCATCGGCGTCCTCTGCATCCGCCGCAGCCTGGCCCATGGGTGGCAGGCCGGACTGCTTACCGGCACCGGGGCCGCCACGGCCGACGCCCTTTACGGATGCGTTGCCGGTTTCGGTCTGGCCGGCCTCTCCGGTTTGCTGGTGGGGCAGCGGTTCTGGATTCAACTTCTCGGCGGCCTTTTTCTCTGCTACCTGGGACTGCGCATCTTTCTGGCAACGGCCGATCCGAAACCAACCGGGGACGCCTCTGTCCGGGGAGCCAAAGGATATTTCTCCGCGCTGGTTCTCACCCTGACCAATCCCATGACCATCCTCTCCTTTACCGCCGTTTTCGCCGGGATGGGCCTGGGCTGCGCCGGCACCGACCATTGGGACGCCGGGTGGCTGGTGGCCGGCGTATTTTCCGGCTCCATGGCCTGGTGGGTTATTCTCTCATCGGCGAGCAGCATTTTCAATACCCGTCTGCATCCGACCGCCATGGGTTGGATCAACCGGATTTCCGGTACTGTATTGGTTGGGTTTGGGTTAATTGCCATTGTCGCCGGGTTCAATTAG
- a CDS encoding SDR family NAD(P)-dependent oxidoreductase: MLDSPCVEHLFIITGTTRGIGRALADRVLALDRSFVVGFSRADAFFEGNRQDVRIDLNAIETIGSAFDAIGLDSERTGGLKQTVLINNAGVLAPIAPIVDCDPEELAGNIRVNLTAPMVLAHHFYRFSKSFPGKKWIVNITSGASRSPYFGWSAYGAAKAGLDMATRAMALEFSRIDPAFRVCAVAPGTVDTDMQAQIRKCTPEQFERVDKFIDLKANNALFTPEQTARDLIRLILEGGLENGRRYDLREMTGQLPAETPAIATGKNAARYRGA, from the coding sequence ATGTTGGATTCGCCGTGCGTCGAACATCTTTTCATCATTACCGGAACGACCCGGGGGATCGGCCGGGCATTGGCGGATCGGGTGTTGGCTTTGGATCGCAGCTTTGTGGTCGGTTTTTCCCGGGCGGACGCATTTTTCGAAGGCAACCGCCAGGATGTCCGCATCGATCTGAACGCCATCGAAACCATCGGCTCGGCTTTCGATGCCATCGGTTTGGATTCCGAAAGAACCGGCGGCCTCAAGCAAACGGTGCTGATCAACAACGCCGGTGTGCTCGCCCCCATCGCCCCTATCGTCGACTGCGACCCTGAAGAACTGGCCGGCAATATCCGGGTGAATCTGACCGCCCCGATGGTCCTGGCACACCATTTTTACCGCTTCAGTAAATCCTTTCCAGGGAAAAAATGGATCGTCAACATCACCTCCGGCGCCAGCCGGTCGCCCTACTTCGGATGGTCGGCGTACGGGGCCGCCAAGGCCGGTCTGGATATGGCCACCCGGGCCATGGCCCTCGAATTCTCCCGGATCGATCCGGCATTTCGAGTCTGTGCCGTTGCACCGGGAACCGTGGATACCGACATGCAGGCACAAATTCGAAAGTGCACGCCGGAGCAGTTCGAGCGCGTAGATAAATTTATCGATCTGAAAGCCAACAATGCGCTTTTTACGCCTGAACAAACCGCAAGGGACCTGATCCGCCTGATTTTGGAAGGAGGGCTGGAAAACGGCCGCCGGTACGACCTTCGTGAGATGACCGGGCAACTACCGGCCGAAACTCCGGCAATAGCCACAGGAAAGAACGCCGCACGTTATCGAGGGGCGTGA
- a CDS encoding transcriptional regulator, with protein sequence MGTLRQQIAALLQEAPMTAMDISQAVRIPEKDVYRHLAHIQKSVAGQGRELLLTPCTCRACGFVFAERRRLTRPGRCPRCRESRIDPPAFRISESK encoded by the coding sequence ATGGGAACCCTTCGCCAACAGATCGCCGCCTTGCTGCAAGAGGCGCCCATGACGGCAATGGATATTTCGCAGGCAGTCCGCATTCCGGAAAAGGATGTCTATCGCCACTTGGCCCATATCCAAAAAAGCGTTGCCGGCCAGGGCAGAGAACTGTTGCTGACCCCCTGCACCTGCCGGGCCTGCGGGTTTGTCTTCGCAGAAAGGCGGCGGCTCACCCGACCGGGGCGCTGCCCCCGCTGCCGGGAAAGCCGCATCGATCCGCCGGCTTTCAGGATCTCCGAAAGCAAATGA
- the epsC gene encoding serine O-acetyltransferase EpsC encodes MTANPPIEGDVCRTEMECHQEARSLLPAVAERIIDHSENSSCYTHIDSEPIPSEGFVADIIDMFRELLFPGYFSREKLDPVNLRYSLGQTISKLYDLLADLIAHNIRHDCLRYHQSCSHCETRGHSLALEMMDAIPEIRQVLASDVQAAFDGDPAAKSHDEIIFSYPGIYAISVHRVAHRLFELGVPLLPRVMAEHAHSITGIDIHPGAVIGKRFVIDHGTGVVIGETTRIGDNVRIYQGVTLGALSLPKDAGEKLRGKKRHPTIEDDVIIYSGATILGGDTIIGSRSVVGGNVWLTESIPPDTTVMMEKPRLVIREARR; translated from the coding sequence ATGACTGCCAATCCCCCCATCGAAGGCGATGTCTGCCGGACAGAAATGGAATGCCATCAGGAAGCGCGCTCCCTTTTGCCGGCCGTTGCCGAACGGATTATCGACCACAGCGAAAACAGCTCCTGCTACACCCATATCGACAGCGAGCCCATCCCTTCGGAAGGCTTTGTGGCCGATATCATCGACATGTTCCGGGAACTGCTTTTCCCCGGCTATTTCTCCCGCGAGAAGTTGGATCCGGTCAACCTGCGCTACAGCCTGGGGCAGACCATATCCAAATTGTACGATCTGCTGGCTGACCTGATCGCCCACAACATCCGCCATGACTGCCTGCGCTATCACCAGTCGTGCAGCCATTGCGAAACCCGCGGCCACAGCCTGGCACTTGAGATGATGGATGCCATCCCTGAAATCCGCCAGGTTTTGGCGTCGGACGTGCAGGCGGCCTTCGACGGGGACCCGGCGGCCAAAAGCCATGACGAGATCATCTTCAGCTATCCGGGGATTTACGCTATCAGCGTCCACCGGGTGGCCCACAGGCTTTTCGAACTAGGCGTGCCCCTGCTGCCACGGGTCATGGCCGAACACGCCCACAGCATCACCGGGATCGACATCCATCCCGGTGCCGTCATCGGGAAGCGCTTCGTCATCGATCACGGCACGGGTGTGGTCATCGGAGAAACGACGCGCATCGGGGACAACGTGCGCATCTACCAGGGGGTGACCCTGGGCGCCCTGTCCCTTCCCAAGGACGCGGGAGAAAAGCTGCGCGGCAAAAAGCGCCACCCCACCATCGAAGATGACGTGATCATTTATTCGGGGGCCACCATTTTGGGCGGGGACACCATCATCGGCTCCCGCAGCGTGGTGGGCGGCAACGTCTGGCTGACCGAATCCATTCCCCCGGACACCACCGTAATGATGGAAAAGCCCCGGCTGGTTATCCGGGAAGCTAGGCGCTAA
- a CDS encoding sigma 54-interacting transcriptional regulator, translating into MPEIKKSPDENADAADQIRLLKEMTRERDAIIDSSSDGLFVCDGHATVIRMNPASERIHQTKAESVIGKNMVDLIDEGFIDRSAALEAVETKTVVNLLQKKGNRKLISTATPVFNDAGEIIRVVVSEQDITQFENLQWQLEQEQEIKHQLQHQLVEMQQDILHTHEIIARSANMVKALERALKASKSDASILITGESGVGKGVIANLIHKSSGRAEKPLIRINCGAIPETLIESELFGYEKGAFTGAQANGKLGHLELADCGTLFLDEIAELPLASQVKLLRFLENGRLTRLGGTQPRFVDARIIAATHRDLKKMVEAGTFRHDLFYRLKVIPITIPPLRERKECLLPLLRHYIDTFARKIGSVKRLSQAAIDALMAYTYPGNVRELMNICEQVVVMSEMEIIDRLDLPRDVIVQTMESGEDWGSWPPQMTLDQVIGSVERAFLRNALTTHKNQSQIAKALGISQPTVARRLKKYGLYTPLAGNG; encoded by the coding sequence ATGCCGGAGATCAAAAAATCACCCGATGAAAACGCCGATGCAGCGGATCAAATTCGCCTGTTGAAGGAAATGACCCGCGAAAGGGACGCCATCATCGATTCTTCCTCGGACGGCCTTTTCGTATGCGACGGTCATGCGACGGTCATCCGCATGAATCCGGCATCGGAACGCATTCACCAGACAAAAGCGGAATCGGTGATCGGGAAAAATATGGTCGATCTCATTGACGAGGGATTTATCGACCGGTCCGCGGCCCTGGAAGCGGTTGAAACCAAGACCGTAGTCAACCTGCTGCAAAAAAAGGGAAATCGCAAGCTGATCTCCACTGCAACGCCGGTGTTCAACGATGCCGGCGAAATTATCCGTGTCGTTGTCAGCGAACAGGACATCACCCAATTCGAGAATTTGCAGTGGCAGCTTGAACAGGAGCAGGAGATCAAACACCAACTGCAGCATCAGTTGGTCGAAATGCAGCAGGACATCCTGCATACCCACGAAATCATCGCCCGCAGTGCCAACATGGTCAAGGCGCTGGAGCGGGCGCTGAAGGCCAGCAAGTCCGACGCATCGATACTGATCACCGGCGAGTCCGGCGTCGGTAAGGGGGTGATCGCCAACCTCATTCACAAAAGCTCCGGTCGGGCCGAGAAACCGCTGATTCGCATCAACTGCGGCGCCATTCCGGAAACATTGATCGAATCCGAACTGTTCGGGTATGAAAAAGGGGCCTTTACCGGCGCGCAGGCCAATGGAAAGCTCGGCCACCTGGAACTGGCCGACTGCGGCACGCTGTTTCTCGACGAAATTGCCGAACTGCCATTGGCCTCCCAGGTGAAATTGCTGCGATTCCTTGAAAATGGGCGGCTCACCCGGTTGGGCGGCACCCAACCCCGGTTCGTGGACGCCCGCATTATCGCGGCGACGCACCGCGATCTGAAAAAGATGGTCGAGGCCGGCACCTTCCGCCACGATCTGTTCTACCGCTTGAAGGTGATCCCCATTACCATACCACCGCTGAGGGAACGCAAAGAATGCCTCCTGCCGCTTTTACGCCATTATATCGACACCTTTGCCCGCAAGATCGGAAGCGTCAAGCGACTGAGCCAGGCGGCCATCGACGCGCTCATGGCGTATACCTATCCCGGCAACGTGCGTGAACTGATGAATATCTGCGAACAGGTCGTGGTCATGTCCGAAATGGAGATCATCGACCGCCTGGACCTGCCGAGGGATGTGATCGTTCAAACCATGGAAAGCGGCGAGGATTGGGGGTCATGGCCCCCTCAGATGACCCTGGACCAGGTGATTGGCAGCGTTGAACGCGCGTTTTTACGCAATGCCCTGACAACCCATAAAAATCAGTCCCAGATCGCCAAAGCGCTGGGTATCAGCCAGCCCACGGTGGCACGGCGCTTAAAAAAATACGGACTTTACACCCCTCTCGCCGGCAACGGATAG